A portion of the Sabethes cyaneus chromosome 3, idSabCyanKW18_F2, whole genome shotgun sequence genome contains these proteins:
- the LOC128740365 gene encoding putative gustatory receptor 28b, whose translation MTPFTVMREGPNIIGLRCTAFGYLNSLVHIVLFCVCYVMALIHRESVTRYFFQTDISSLGDVLQMMTGIAALVLTYFYTVFQRNKLIYAYNLLANTDEQFKDIGIEINYRKTLAYNYAITFAQALILSINCGVSIGITQFSDIHPGFTAWVSFFLPFIMISLVILLFLCLVHQAKHRFYLLNKNLEYLRQRSLEQKLFTRDKNPTTLKVVKPPGLSSTYSIGSNYLPDMINRVARIQDELCEACCCVEEYFKIQMLAIVTISFLIIVFDSYYILETVFTESYVHTTFSQIQFVVFFFCQAILHAIGVFKIVYFSSAAAKEVGLKMFG comes from the coding sequence ATGACTCCGTTTACGGTTATGCGAGAAGGACCTAACATTATTGGATTACGGTGCACAGCTTTCGGATATTTGAATAGTTTAGTGCACATTGTTCTCTTCTGCGTTTGTTATGTTATGGCATTAATACACAGGGAAAGTGTAACACgttatttttttcaaactgATATCAGTTCCCTGGGAGATGTTCTACAAATGATGACTGGAATAGCGGCACTCGTGTTGACATACTTTTACACTGTTTTTCAACGTAATAAGCTAATTTACGCCTATAATTTGTTGGCAAACACCGATGAGCAGTTCAAAGATATTGGAATTGAAATCAATTATAGAAAAACACTGGCATACAATTACGCGATTACATTTGCCCAAGCTTTGATTCTTAGCATTAACTGTGGTGTTTCTATTGGCATAACTCAATTTTCTGACATACATCCAGGATTTACAGCATGGGTATCGTTTTTTCTACCGTTTATAATGATAAGCTTGGTCATATTACTGTTCCTGTGCCTGGTTCATCAAGCCAAACATCGGTTCTATCTGTTGAACAAAAACCTCGAATATCTTCGACAAAGAAGTTTAGAACAGAAACTTTTCACTCGTGACAAAAACCCGACCACACTGAAAGTAGTGAAACCACCTGGACTATCGTCGACATATTCTATCGGAAGTAACTATCTGCCCGACATGATTAACCGAGTGGCACGCATCCAGGACGAACTTTGCGAGGCTTGCTGCTGCGTGGAGGAATACTTCAAGATTCAGATGCTAGCCATCGTGACCATTTCCTTTCTGATAATAGTGTTTGATTCGTATTATATATTGGAAACGGTTTTCACCGAATCCTATGTGCACACGACTTTCAGCCAGATTCAGTTTGTGGTGTTTTTCTTCTGTCAGGCGATCCTGCATGCGATCGGGGTTTTTAAAATTGTGTACTTTAGCAGTGCGGCAGCCAAAGAGGTaggtttaaaaatgtttgggtga